In Penaeus monodon isolate SGIC_2016 chromosome 26, NSTDA_Pmon_1, whole genome shotgun sequence, the following are encoded in one genomic region:
- the LOC119589957 gene encoding uncharacterized protein LOC119589957, translated as MKRSDSPIISAEELSNQLSGSLPAYISPEDVNKYPQVTHLLEDLTHRLTPTGMSKSTYSLLAQATHSMKQARQKCLEVSILHRLIQDVLYQAQAEKEKGQNMKEMQEALTLSELQDHILLVSPENAYDEQEQQYTFGVTRDLVLARAATTVSKKHIRELVNALELQLEHEWVRIAVFHNPVGFLNYNPDEVAKIPEELANTHRKMVSDRNKLMHSITQTDFLFQQVHGLLLEYGSILKGLMSKQRLSHYPAQHVESLNIILGAQLLKLKCIELEILVDTYTCQSVPALKTIHSHVKERTADAERSLARLRHELSGYSGLDPKFHGLLKEYAKLQQDIRFCKMSE; from the exons ATGAAGCGGTCAGACTCGCCAATAATATCGGCTGAAGAATTGTCAAACCAAT TGAGTGGCAGCCTACCAGCATACATTAGTCCTGAAGATGTAAACAAATACCCTCAGGTGACTCACCTTTTGGAGGACTTAACCCACCGACTCACACCAACGGGTATGAGTAAGAGCACATACTCTCTTCTTGCTCAAGCAACACATAGTATGAAACAAGCCAG GCAGAAGTGTTTGGAAGTTTCTATATTACACCGCCTCATTCAGGATGTACTCTATCAAGCtcaggcagagaaagaaaaagggcag AATATGAAAGAAATGCAAGAAGCTCTTACTTTATCAGAGCTACAGGATCACATTCTTCTTGTTAGCCCAGAAAATGCATATGATGAACAGGAACAACAG TACACTTTTGGTGTCACTCGAGACTTGGTTCTTGCACGTGCAGCAACAACTGTGTCTAAAAAACACATTAGAGAACTTGTTAATGCACTAGAATTGCAACTTGAACATGAATGGGTTAGAATAGCAGTATTCCATAACCCTGTTG GTTTTCTCAACTACAATCCAGATGAAGTAGCAAAGATCCCAGAAGAGCTAGCAAACACTCACAGGAAGATGGTCAGTGACAGGAATAAACTGATGCACAGTATCACTCAAACAGATTTTTTGTTTCAGCAG GTGCATGGTCTCCTGCTTGAGTATGGGAGTATTTTGAAGGGTCTCATGTCCAAGCAGAGATTGTCTCACTACCCAGCCCAGCATGTTGAGAGTCTGAACATTATCTTGGGTGCACAGCTGTTGAAGCTGAA aTGCATTGAACTGGAGATTTTAGTGGATACATACACATGTCAGTCAGTTCCTGCACTGAAGACAATCCACTCACATGTAAAAGAGAGAACAGCAGATGCTGAGCGCAGTCTTGCTAGACTCAGGCATGAACTGAGTGGTTACAGTGGACTTGATCCAAAATTCCATGGTTTGCTAAAGGAGTATGCCAAGTTACAGCAAGACATACGGTTCTGCAAGATGTCAGAATAA